Proteins from one Flammeovirgaceae bacterium genomic window:
- a CDS encoding N-6 DNA methylase gives MFEQTFKNIDDILYKDAGADSELDYIEQTSWVLFLRYLDELEKEKSDEAALEGKAYKYILDEEYRWPNWAMPKTADGKLDHHKAMTGPDLVKFVDLKLFPYLAGFKLKSIDNPKSIEYKIGEIFSELNNKVKSGYNLREIIEMTDELPFGSSKDKHELSHLYETKIKNMGNAGRNGGQYYTPRPLIRAIIEVINPKIGEKIYDAACGSAGFLCETYAYLYDRMEKSTNNLKTLQENTLYGKEKKNLAYIIGVMNMILHGIEAPNIIHTNTLTENIRDIQEKDRYNVILANPPFGGKERKEVQQNFDIKTGETASLFLQHFIKSLKAGGRAGIVIKNTFLSNADNASVSLRKHLLESCNLHTILDMPSGTFLGAGVKTVVLFFTKGEPTKKIWYYQCVPGRSLGKTSPLNDEDLKEFKVLQKTLADSDKSWTVDVSSISTSNYDLSVKNPNGKVEQTFRSMDEILAEMEALDEETSEILGGIKEMFS, from the coding sequence ATGTTTGAGCAGACCTTTAAGAACATAGACGACATTCTTTACAAAGACGCAGGAGCAGACAGCGAACTGGACTACATCGAACAGACTTCTTGGGTATTATTCTTAAGATACCTTGATGAGTTAGAGAAAGAGAAATCGGACGAAGCCGCTTTAGAAGGAAAAGCATACAAATACATTCTTGACGAGGAATATCGTTGGCCAAATTGGGCGATGCCTAAAACGGCTGACGGAAAACTTGACCATCACAAAGCCATGACGGGACCAGACTTGGTGAAGTTTGTTGACCTAAAGCTATTCCCATATTTAGCAGGATTCAAACTGAAGTCCATTGATAACCCGAAATCAATTGAATATAAAATCGGTGAAATCTTTAGCGAGCTTAATAATAAAGTAAAGAGTGGTTACAATCTGAGAGAAATAATTGAAATGACTGATGAACTTCCTTTTGGCAGTTCAAAAGACAAGCACGAACTCAGTCACTTATATGAAACGAAAATCAAGAACATGGGTAATGCTGGTCGCAATGGCGGACAGTATTATACTCCACGGCCATTGATTCGTGCGATTATTGAAGTTATCAATCCAAAGATTGGAGAGAAAATTTATGATGCCGCTTGCGGAAGTGCTGGCTTCTTGTGTGAAACATATGCGTACTTGTATGACCGCATGGAGAAATCAACTAACAATCTGAAAACACTTCAAGAAAATACTCTTTACGGAAAGGAGAAAAAGAATTTGGCTTACATCATTGGGGTAATGAACATGATTTTGCATGGCATTGAAGCTCCAAACATCATTCACACCAATACGCTGACCGAGAACATCCGAGACATTCAGGAGAAAGACCGTTACAATGTAATTCTTGCCAACCCTCCCTTCGGTGGAAAGGAAAGAAAGGAAGTGCAACAAAACTTCGACATCAAAACAGGTGAAACTGCTTCTTTATTCTTACAGCATTTTATCAAAAGTTTGAAAGCAGGTGGACGAGCAGGTATTGTAATTAAAAACACCTTCCTGAGCAATGCAGACAACGCATCAGTATCATTGCGGAAACACTTATTGGAAAGTTGCAATCTGCACACCATTTTGGATATGCCATCAGGAACATTTTTAGGGGCAGGCGTAAAAACCGTTGTTTTGTTCTTTACTAAAGGTGAACCGACTAAAAAGATTTGGTATTACCAATGCGTACCGGGAAGAAGTTTAGGTAAAACATCTCCGCTGAATGATGAAGATTTAAAGGAGTTTAAAGTACTACAGAAAACATTAGCTGATTCTGATAAATCCTGGACAGTTGATGTTTCGAGCATTAGCACAAGCAATTATGATTTGAGTGTCAAAAACCCGAACGGAAAAGTGGAACAAACTTTTCGTTCCATGGATGAGATATTGGCAGAGATGGAAGCATTGGACGAAGAAACAAGTGAAATCTTAGGTGGTATTAAAGAGATGTTTTCATGA
- a CDS encoding restriction endonuclease subunit S yields MSQIEITTLGKSCEFFNGKAHEKDIDENGKYIVVNSKFISSEGKSFKRTNEQMFPLYKGDIVMVMSDVPNGKALAKCFIIDKDDTYSLNQRICCIRSKEFDTKYLYYQLNRHEHFLAFNNGENQTNLRKDDILACPLIKPPMDEQVRMVKELDEAFIYLQKAIENVETNIENSNQLFSSDLNRLFSNPNWDHRKLEEVCKTGAGGTPLKTHKDYYEGGNIPWLLSGEVCQKEISTASTFITKKGLDNSSAKLFPVNTVLVAMYGATAGQVGILKLQACTNQAVCGILPNEKYLPEFIYYNFLFRKNELVAQATGNAQPNISQIKIKQTQIPYVDLNIQTEVVAKLNLLAEKSETLYGKYQEKLEKLNELRSGILKRAFENELMEAE; encoded by the coding sequence ATGAGCCAAATTGAAATAACCACTTTAGGAAAATCATGTGAGTTTTTCAATGGAAAAGCCCATGAAAAGGACATTGACGAAAATGGTAAATACATTGTAGTCAACTCAAAATTCATTTCATCAGAGGGCAAATCATTCAAACGCACCAACGAGCAAATGTTTCCTTTATACAAAGGTGACATTGTAATGGTGATGAGTGATGTGCCAAACGGCAAAGCATTGGCAAAGTGTTTTATCATAGACAAAGACGATACTTATTCCCTAAACCAGCGGATTTGCTGCATAAGAAGCAAGGAGTTTGATACCAAGTATTTGTATTACCAACTCAATAGACACGAACACTTCTTGGCGTTTAACAACGGTGAAAACCAAACCAACCTTCGCAAAGACGATATTCTTGCTTGCCCCTTGATTAAACCTCCAATGGATGAGCAGGTAAGAATGGTAAAAGAGTTGGACGAAGCTTTCATTTATCTACAAAAAGCTATTGAAAATGTAGAAACCAATATTGAAAATTCAAATCAGCTATTCTCCAGCGATTTAAATAGGCTTTTTTCAAATCCAAACTGGGACCATAGAAAACTTGAAGAAGTTTGTAAAACAGGCGCAGGTGGAACACCCTTAAAAACTCATAAGGACTACTACGAAGGAGGAAATATTCCATGGTTATTGAGCGGAGAAGTTTGTCAGAAAGAAATTTCTACTGCTTCAACCTTTATAACTAAAAAAGGTCTTGACAACTCATCAGCAAAATTATTCCCTGTGAATACAGTACTGGTTGCAATGTACGGAGCAACTGCTGGCCAAGTAGGAATTTTAAAGTTGCAGGCTTGCACCAATCAAGCAGTTTGCGGAATACTACCTAATGAAAAATACTTACCTGAATTTATTTACTACAATTTTCTTTTTAGAAAAAATGAACTAGTGGCTCAAGCAACGGGAAATGCTCAGCCGAACATATCACAAATTAAAATCAAACAGACACAAATACCTTACGTTGATTTAAATATTCAAACTGAAGTCGTAGCTAAATTAAACCTGTTGGCTGAAAAATCTGAAACTCTATATGGTAAGTATCAAGAGAAATTAGAAAAGCTAAATGAACTACGAAGCGGTATATTAAAACGAGCCTTTGAAAACGAATTAATGGAAGCTGAGTAA
- a CDS encoding DUF3800 domain-containing protein translates to MHFFYIDEAGCNLRDLQNDEAPIFVLGGIVVKDKGWNQTHLAFETIVSAYFNNNVPNNFELHSHELLSPNGDGHFAGHDRQRRNQLAIDLLTLLQTRGHQVFLHAIDKNGLHAYDVTHIRNKDHVELKTPYLLCYDNGITTIEWFVKERLGSTARGMVIIDEKDGLRSEIEQLTKHRRFHPTRTKRVKWISEFSYPIDSQKNPMVQLSDLVCFASKKYLGIENGYHDAYPRVAKEFFRDLYSIIDDRLIKKGIVPEEGRYAEEFNKFMREITPKPRNGWKTRQY, encoded by the coding sequence ATGCATTTCTTTTATATAGACGAAGCTGGTTGCAATTTAAGAGACCTTCAAAATGATGAAGCTCCTATATTTGTGCTTGGTGGAATCGTTGTAAAGGATAAAGGCTGGAATCAAACTCACTTAGCCTTTGAAACAATCGTTAGTGCATATTTTAATAATAACGTTCCTAACAACTTTGAACTTCATTCCCACGAATTACTTAGCCCAAATGGTGATGGCCATTTTGCTGGACATGATAGACAAAGGAGAAATCAGTTAGCAATCGACCTTTTAACACTTTTGCAAACAAGAGGACACCAAGTATTTCTTCACGCAATTGATAAAAATGGTCTTCATGCTTATGATGTAACTCACATTCGCAACAAAGACCATGTGGAGCTGAAAACACCATATCTACTTTGTTACGATAATGGAATCACAACAATAGAATGGTTTGTAAAAGAAAGACTTGGCTCGACAGCAAGAGGAATGGTAATTATTGATGAAAAAGACGGTTTACGCTCGGAAATAGAGCAACTAACAAAACACAGAAGGTTTCATCCAACGAGAACCAAAAGGGTAAAATGGATTTCGGAGTTTAGCTACCCTATCGATTCACAAAAAAATCCAATGGTTCAACTAAGTGATTTAGTTTGTTTTGCATCTAAGAAATATTTGGGTATCGAAAACGGTTATCACGATGCCTATCCAAGAGTTGCGAAAGAATTTTTTAGAGATTTATATTCAATAATAGACGACCGATTAATAAAAAAGGGAATTGTACCTGAAGAAGGCAGATATGCAGAAGAATTCAATAAATTCATGAGGGAGATTACCCCTAAGCCTAGGAACGGTTGGAAAACTAGACAATACTAA
- a CDS encoding DEAD/DEAH box helicase family protein — translation MNETETRAELINPALKAAGWGIVEGSRVRMEFPISKGRLIGHGQRSKPDKADYVLQYKNRNLAVIEAKARDKYYTEGVGQAKDYAGKLQVRFTYSTNGLQIYRIDMLEGQEGDVTSYPTPDELWDMTFGELNKLQPLSAVWRDKLLSVPFEDRGGTWQPRYYQENAITKVLEAVAADKPRILLTLATGTGKTAIAFQIAWKLFQAKWNINKDGQRSPRILFLADRNILADQAFNAFSVFEEDALVRINPSDIKKKGRVPKNGSVFFTIFQTFMSGPNDTPYFGEYPKDFFDFIIIDECHRGGANDESSWRAIMEYFSPAVQLGLTATPKRTINADTYNYFGEPVYVYSLKEGINDGFLTPFKVKQIDTTIDEYIFTSDDTVLEGEIEEGRRYTEAEMNRLIEIRQREEYRVKIFMSLINQSEKTLVFCATQLHALAIRDLINQQVTIKNPNYCHRVTAHDGKIGEQHLRDFQDNEKSIPTILTTSQKLSTGVDAPEIRNIVLLRPINSMIEFKQIIGRGTRLFDGKDYFTIYDFVRAHHHFSDPEWDGEPEQPETPDPRPRPQPCAICGQSPCICAREPEPEPCEVCGYVMCRCDNPPRRMVKVRLADGKVRQFQHMISTSFWSPDGRPISAEEFLRSLFGALPELFKSEDELRDIWSKPDTRKKLLQELSEKGFTKQQLQEFQKILNAENSDLYDVLAYIAFHSDMIARSERADKAKIQLSNYDPKQQEFLNFVLGQYVKQGVDELDDTKIGDLLVLKYHAIADAKKELGDIGTIRNTFIGFQTYLYDNRVAI, via the coding sequence ATGAACGAAACCGAAACAAGAGCTGAATTAATAAACCCCGCACTTAAAGCAGCAGGTTGGGGCATAGTGGAAGGTAGCCGCGTACGCATGGAATTCCCTATAAGCAAGGGTCGTTTAATTGGTCATGGCCAGCGTAGCAAACCAGATAAAGCAGACTATGTTTTGCAATACAAAAACAGAAATCTAGCAGTCATTGAAGCGAAAGCCAGAGATAAGTATTATACAGAGGGCGTAGGTCAAGCCAAAGATTACGCAGGGAAATTACAAGTTCGTTTCACTTACAGTACAAATGGTTTACAGATTTATCGCATAGATATGCTCGAAGGACAAGAAGGAGATGTAACTTCTTACCCTACACCGGACGAATTGTGGGACATGACTTTCGGAGAGTTGAACAAACTCCAACCCCTTTCAGCCGTTTGGCGCGACAAATTGCTTTCAGTTCCATTTGAAGACCGTGGTGGAACATGGCAACCGAGATACTATCAGGAAAATGCAATTACAAAAGTCTTAGAAGCAGTTGCCGCAGACAAACCGCGAATCTTGCTGACCCTTGCAACAGGTACAGGAAAAACAGCAATTGCTTTTCAAATTGCATGGAAACTATTTCAGGCAAAATGGAACATCAATAAAGACGGACAACGAAGTCCAAGAATTCTATTCCTTGCTGACAGAAATATCTTAGCAGACCAGGCTTTCAATGCTTTTTCGGTTTTTGAAGAAGATGCTCTAGTGCGTATCAATCCAAGTGACATTAAGAAGAAAGGTAGAGTTCCGAAAAATGGAAGTGTGTTCTTTACCATCTTCCAAACTTTCATGAGCGGGCCAAATGATACTCCTTACTTTGGAGAATACCCTAAGGATTTTTTTGATTTTATCATTATAGATGAGTGTCACCGTGGTGGAGCTAATGACGAAAGTAGTTGGCGAGCCATCATGGAATATTTTAGTCCTGCGGTTCAGTTAGGTTTAACGGCCACACCAAAACGAACAATAAATGCCGACACTTACAATTACTTTGGAGAGCCCGTTTATGTTTACTCATTAAAAGAAGGTATCAATGATGGTTTCTTAACACCGTTTAAGGTTAAACAAATCGATACCACTATTGATGAATATATTTTCACCTCAGACGATACAGTTCTTGAAGGTGAAATTGAGGAAGGGAGACGATATACCGAAGCCGAAATGAATCGTCTGATTGAAATTAGGCAGCGTGAGGAGTACCGCGTAAAGATTTTTATGAGCCTGATTAACCAAAGCGAAAAGACTCTGGTTTTCTGCGCGACTCAATTGCATGCTTTAGCAATTCGAGATTTAATCAATCAACAGGTAACTATAAAAAACCCAAACTACTGTCATCGGGTTACAGCCCATGATGGAAAAATTGGTGAACAACATTTAAGAGACTTTCAGGATAACGAAAAAAGTATTCCGACAATTCTGACAACTTCACAAAAACTAAGTACTGGAGTTGATGCACCAGAGATAAGGAATATCGTGCTACTTCGACCTATAAACTCAATGATAGAGTTTAAGCAAATTATTGGGCGCGGCACTAGACTTTTTGACGGCAAGGATTACTTTACAATTTATGACTTCGTTAGAGCACATCATCATTTTAGTGACCCTGAATGGGATGGAGAACCCGAGCAACCAGAAACTCCCGACCCAAGACCTCGTCCACAACCATGTGCTATCTGCGGACAAAGTCCGTGCATTTGTGCAAGAGAACCAGAACCTGAACCCTGTGAAGTTTGTGGTTATGTAATGTGTCGTTGTGACAATCCGCCAAGACGAATGGTAAAAGTGAGGCTGGCGGATGGTAAAGTAAGACAGTTTCAGCATATGATAAGTACCTCATTTTGGAGTCCAGATGGTAGGCCGATTTCAGCGGAGGAATTCTTGCGGTCATTGTTTGGAGCTTTACCCGAACTTTTCAAAAGTGAAGACGAACTAAGAGATATTTGGAGCAAGCCAGATACGAGAAAAAAACTATTGCAGGAATTATCTGAAAAAGGATTTACAAAACAACAACTGCAAGAGTTTCAGAAAATACTGAATGCTGAGAATAGTGACCTCTATGACGTGCTGGCTTACATAGCCTTTCATTCAGACATGATAGCTCGTTCAGAACGTGCGGACAAAGCAAAAATCCAATTATCAAATTATGACCCTAAACAACAAGAGTTTTTAAACTTTGTATTAGGTCAATATGTAAAACAAGGAGTTGACGAGTTGGACGACACAAAAATTGGTGACCTGTTAGTTCTAAAATATCATGCAATCGCAGATGCTAAAAAAGAACTTGGTGACATTGGGACGATAAGAAATACTTTTATTGGCTTTCAGACATACTTGTACGACAACAGAGTTGCAATTTGA